CGGCGAAGGTCTTGACGGTACGCAACATGGCGACTCCCAGGATGAGTGTGAGGTGGATCACGCGAAATGTATCACGGAGTTACACCTGTCAGATATGGCCCCAGCGGTCCCTTCGGTTCTCGGCAGTAGGCTGGTTCCTCGTGGCCCTCACCATCGGAATCGTCGGACTTCCCAATGCCGGCAAGTCGACCCTGTTCAACGCCCTGACCAAGAACGACGTGCTCGCCGCGAACTACCCGTTCGCGACGATCGAGCCGAACGTCGGCGTGGTCGGTGTGCCCGATCCGCGACTGGAGAAGCTGGCCGAGATCTTCGGCTCCGAGCGGATCCTGCCCGCCACCGTCGAGTTCGTGGACATCGCCGGCATCGTGCGCGGCGCGTCCGAGGGCGAGGGGATGGGCAACAAGTTCCTGTCCCACATCCGCGACTCCGACGCGATCTGCCAGGTCACCCGCGTGTTCCGCGACGAGGACGTCACGCACGTCGACGGCGAGGTCAACCCGAAGAGCGACATCGAGACGATCTCGATCGAGCTGATCCTGGCCGACCTGCAGACCGTCGAGAAGGCGCTGCCGCGACTGGACAAGGAGTCGCGCAAGGACAAGTCCCTCGTGCCGCAGTTCGAGGAGGCCAAGAAGGCCAAGGAGGCGCTCGAGAACGGCACCGGCGTGCTCAACGCCGGACTCGACCTCGAGGCGCTGCGTGACCTGCACCTGCTGACCGCCAAGCGGTTCCTCTACGTGTTCAACTGCGACACTGAGGAGCTGTCCGACGAGGACCTCAAGGCCAAGATGCGCGAGCTCGTCGCCCCGGCCGAGGCCGTCTTCCTCGACGCCAAGAGCGAGGCCGAGCTGGTCGAGCTCGGCGACGACGAAGAGGCCGAGCAGATGCGCGCCGAGATGCTCGCCGAGCTGGGCATCGACGAGCCCGGTCTGGACCAGCTGGCCCGCGTCGGCTTCTCGACCCTCGGCCTGCAGACCTACCTGACCGCCGGGCCCAAGGAGTCGCGCGCCTGGACGATCAAGAAGGGCGCCACCGCCCCCGAGGCCGCCGGCGTCATCCACACCGACTTCCAGAAGGGCTTCATCAAGGCCGAGATCGTGTCGTTCGACGACCTGGTCGCCGCCGGCTCGATGAACGAGGCCAAGGCCGCCGGCAAGGTCCGCATGGAGGGCAAGGACTACGTCATGGCCGACGGCGACGTGGTGGAGTTCCGCTTCAACGTCTAGAACCTCTGGCAGCCGCCCCTCGGCTGATGACGGAGCTTGATGCCCGCAGACCCCTGGGCTGAACGGTGACCCCGTCCTGACAGGCTTCTGTCATGGGTCACGTCGACGTCGCACACCTGGAATACGTCCTGCCGGACGGGCGGTTGCTGCTCGGTGACGTGTCGTTCCGAGTGGGGGAGGGGTCCGTCGTGGCGCTGGTCGGCCCGAACGGGGCCGGCAAGTCGACGCTGCTCAGGCTGATCGACGGCTCCCTGTCGCCCGACTCGGGCACCGTGAACGTCTCCGGTGGTCTGGCCGTGATGCCGCAGTTCGTCGGAACGGTTCGCGACGGGTCGTCGGTGCGTGACCTGCTCGTGAGTGTGGCGCCCGACCGGATCCGCAACGCAGCGCGAGCGGTCGACGCCGCCGAGGCCGCGCTGGCCTCGAACGATGACGAGGCGACTCAGATGGCTTACGCCCAAGCACTCTCGGACTGGGCCGAGGCCGAGGGTTACGACTACGAGAACACCTGGGACATGTGCACGATCGCTGCGCTGGGTGCCTCGTACTACTCCGTCATGGACCGTGAGGCCGTGACGCTGTCGGGCGGTGAGCAGAAGCGGGTCGTGCTGGAGGCGTTGCTGCGCGGACCGGCCGAGGTGCTGCTGCTCGACGAGCCCGACAACTACCTCGACGTCCCCTCCAAGCGCTGGCTGGAGCAGCAGTTGCGCGAGACCCGCAAGACCGTGCTGCTGGTCTCGCACGATCGCGAGTTGCTGTCGGAGGCCGCTGACAAGATCCTCTCGGTCGAGCCGTCGCCGGCCGGAGCGGACGTGTGGGTGCACGGAGGCGGGTTCGCGTCCTTCCACGAGGCCCGCACACAGCGATTCGCGCGGTTCGAGGAGCTGCGCAAGCGCTGGGACGAGCAGCACGCGCGGTTGAAGAAGTTGGTGGTGACCCTGCAGCAGGCTGCCGCCGTCAGCCATGCGATGGCGTCGCGGTACTCCGCGGCGCAGACCCGGCTGAGGAAGTTCGAGGAGATCGGGCCGCCCCCTGAGCCACCGCGCGAGCAGGACATCACGATGCGCCTGAAGGGCGGTCGCACCGGCGTGCGGGCGATCACCATCGAACAGCTGGAGTTGACGGGCCTGATGGCGCCGTTCGACCTCGAGGTGTTCCAGGGCGAGCGGGTGGCCGTGCTCGGCTCGAACGGCTCCGGGAAGTCACACTTCCTGCGCCTGCTGGCGGGTCAGCCGGTCGACCACTCGGGCGCTTGGAAGCTCGGCGCGCGGGTCGTGCCGGGTCACTTCGCGCAGACTCACGCCTACCCCGAGCTCGACGGCCGCACGCTGCTGGACATCCTGTGGGCCGAACATGCACTGCAGCGCGGGCCGGCGATGTCGTCACTGCGACGCTACGAGCTCGAGCAGCAGGCCGAGACCACGTACGAACGGCTCTCGGGCGGGCAGAAGGCGCGGGTGCAGATCCTGCGCCTCGAGCTCGGCGGAGCGACGTCGCTGCTGCTCGACGAGCCCACCGACAACCTCGACCTGGAGTCGGCCGAGGCGCTGCAGGCCGCGCTCGAGTCGTACGAGGGCACCGTCCTGGCCGTGACCCACGACCGTTGGTTCGCCAAGACCTTCGACCGATTCCTGATCTTCGGGGCCGACGGCGTGGTGCGCGAGAGCTCGGAGCCCGTGTGGGACGAGGGACGCGTGCAGCGCGACCGCTGAGACACTGGACTGTCCGGAACCGCTGCCCACGCGCACCCTCACTCCCAGAGGACCACGTATGACCGAAACACTCGTCGCCACCGGACTTGCCGGTGGCCACGCGCACCGGACGCTCTTCGACGACCTCGACCTGACGGTCGCGCCCGGCGACGTCGTCGGCGTGGTGGGTGTCAACGGGGCCGGGAAGTCGACCTTGTTGCGCATCCTGGCCGCAGAGCTGAGCCGCAGGCCGGCACGCGAGGGTTGATGTCCTGAGCATCGAAGATCGCGGAAACTGGGCAGTGGTGGCGCGGTTTTCAGCTGACCCCGGAATGTGCCGCGCTGGACGCCAGCGATGCCGTCGTCCGCACCGTCGGTGGTGGTGCCGTGGCGGGCCTGCGGTCCGCAAACAGTCCGCAAGAAGTTCGTTTCCTGTCGACTTTCACACCTTGTTCCCAACGGTGTTCGATGGTCGTTCCTGACTGGTATTTCAGCCTTTTTAGCCGGTGGCCAATCACGTCAAGCACGTGTCGAAAACCTGGATCTTTGTTCCGCTTCAACGTCTGACTCGGCGCGATGCGCTGGTCAGGGGGTCTCCAGTCCGCAATAGTCCGCAACAATTTCAGTCACACCTGCCTTCCAGTGCCCGCTCAGGAGTTTCCTGATTGCCTGCACGGCGTGGTTTTCTCTAGATACGCTCGGCCATATCTTGAGGGGGAAGAATGGCGGATGGTCTGGAACCTGGCTGGTACCCCAGAACTGATGGCAGTCGAAGGTACTGGGATGGCTCGGCTTGGCTTGATATCCCCGAGCCGGTTTCAGGTCCGTCGCAAACTCCACGGCGGAGATTGGCGTCAAGGAGGCAGCGGATCGTAGTCGCCGCTGCCGCGGTGGGCCTGCTCGTCGCCGTTGGTGGATCCGTCGCAGCCGTAGCGGCTTATAACAACAACGCCGAGAACGAGCGTCAGGCAGCCGCCGCCGAGACGAAACGTCAAAAGCGGGAGGCCGATGAGAAGAAATCGGCCGCAGAGGCAGCTGCTGCCGCGACGGAGCGGGAGGCCCGCGCGAAACTCGTGACCGAGATTCAGGAAAGCGTCAAGAAGATGGCGGTGGGACACGCCAAGGACGGGTTGTTAGCCGACGCCCCACTTAAGAACGTTGATACGAATTGCGAACCAGTGGACGGGAGCTTCGACGACTTGCTCTCGCCAACGACCACGTTTAAGTGCTTTGTGCCAACGAAGAAGGCCGATGGCGGTATGTACGAGGGGTTCAATTACCACGCCACGGTGAACTGGGACTCAGGCGAGTACACCTATGGCATGGGCGAGCCGTAAGGCGGAATGATTCGCGGCGGCGCGCCCCAGAGGCCAAGCTCAGAGGCCGCCCGCCAGCGATCCCCGGCCGCAGCGCCCGTGGCGTGCGACCTTATCGCTTGGGTCGTTGCGCGGTCGGCTCTTGGCGGTCCGCGGTTCCCGTGGTGATCATGGAGGATGACGCGATTCGTCGACACGGATGAGTTCGAGGGCGCCACGTTCGTCGCGGCGAGTTTCAAGGGCGCCACGCTGCGCTTCTGCGACGTCAGCGAGGTGACGATCCGCGGCGCCCAGCTCGACGGGCTCGACATCGACGGTCACGACCTGTCCTTCGGTCGGCTCATCGTCAACGGCGTCGACGTCGTGCCGCTGGTGGAGGCCGAGCTCAACCGCAGGTTCCCCGGGCGTGAGCTGCAGAACGCTCGAACACCCGAAGGCCTGCGCGACGGGTGGGTCGCGGTGCAGGCGGCCTGGCAGCAGACGCTCGACGACACGCCTCCCGAGCTCATCGAGGCCCACGTCGAGGACGAGTGGTCGCTGGCCCAGACGTTGCGCCACCTGGTCCTGGCGACCGATGCCTGGCTGCGCGGCGCGATCCTGCGGATCTCCGAGCCGTTCCACGAGAACGGCCTGGCCTTCACCGGCGCCGAGCAGATGGGATTCGACGTCTCGATCTTCCGTGCCGAGGTGCCGTTCGACGAGGTCCTCGCCGTGCGCGCGGAGCGTCAGCAGATGGTCACCGACTTCCTCGCCACGGTGACGTCGGAGCAGCTCGACGAGGAGCGGAACGACCCGTGGGGAGGCGGCTGGCACCCCACCGTGGGGGACTGCATCCGCGTGATCCTCGAAGAGGAGTGGGCGCACCTGCGGTACGTCCGGCGCGACCTGGCTGCGCTGGGTTGAGGTGCTCATGTCCACGAGCATCAGGTTCTCCGACGGTGATATCATGTGCGATATCAGTCGGAGGAGGTGCTCGCCATGGCGTCCATCATTGTCAGAGGGCTCGATGATTCGGTGAAGCAGCGGCTCGCCGCGCAGGCCGAGGAGCACGGCCGGTCGATGGAGGCCGAGGTGCGTGACATCCTCACGCGGGCGGCGTCGCGGCCCCATGTCGGGCTCGCGCTCCTGGAGGCCGCTCGTGCCGTCGGGGGCGTGGAGGATCTTGCGATTCCTGAGCGCTCCGACGCGGCTCGCGGGGTGGACTTCGGGTGATCGTGCTCGACACGAACGTCATCTCGGAGATCTTCCGTCCACAACCTGAGCCGCGCGTGCTCGCGTGGCTCGAGTCGCTCACCGATGACGTCGCCATCACCTCGATCACGCTTGCGGAGCTACTCGCCGAAGTTCGCGGGCTCCCGGAGGGGCGACGCAAGACGGATCTCTCGGCGGCGATCCATGCCGCGATCCAGCCGTACCGGGACACGCGTTCGCTGCTGGCCTTCGACGCGGATGCTGCTGATGAGTACGCCGAGGTGTTCGTGTTGCGCGAGCGCGCCGGGCTGCCGATCAGCATGGCCGATGCCCAGATTGCCGCGATCTGCCGCGCGAATCGGGCGGTGTGCGCCACCCGGAACGTGAAGGACTTCGACGCCACCGGCGTGGAGGTCGTCAACCCTTGGGGTGGGTGAAGACTCGGCCCGAGGGTCCGTGGTGATGCCGCGCTGGCGCGGGACGAACTGTGGGAGATCGCGACCACCCAGC
Above is a window of Aeromicrobium senzhongii DNA encoding:
- the ychF gene encoding redox-regulated ATPase YchF → MALTIGIVGLPNAGKSTLFNALTKNDVLAANYPFATIEPNVGVVGVPDPRLEKLAEIFGSERILPATVEFVDIAGIVRGASEGEGMGNKFLSHIRDSDAICQVTRVFRDEDVTHVDGEVNPKSDIETISIELILADLQTVEKALPRLDKESRKDKSLVPQFEEAKKAKEALENGTGVLNAGLDLEALRDLHLLTAKRFLYVFNCDTEELSDEDLKAKMRELVAPAEAVFLDAKSEAELVELGDDEEAEQMRAEMLAELGIDEPGLDQLARVGFSTLGLQTYLTAGPKESRAWTIKKGATAPEAAGVIHTDFQKGFIKAEIVSFDDLVAAGSMNEAKAAGKVRMEGKDYVMADGDVVEFRFNV
- a CDS encoding ABC-F family ATP-binding cassette domain-containing protein — protein: MGHVDVAHLEYVLPDGRLLLGDVSFRVGEGSVVALVGPNGAGKSTLLRLIDGSLSPDSGTVNVSGGLAVMPQFVGTVRDGSSVRDLLVSVAPDRIRNAARAVDAAEAALASNDDEATQMAYAQALSDWAEAEGYDYENTWDMCTIAALGASYYSVMDREAVTLSGGEQKRVVLEALLRGPAEVLLLDEPDNYLDVPSKRWLEQQLRETRKTVLLVSHDRELLSEAADKILSVEPSPAGADVWVHGGGFASFHEARTQRFARFEELRKRWDEQHARLKKLVVTLQQAAAVSHAMASRYSAAQTRLRKFEEIGPPPEPPREQDITMRLKGGRTGVRAITIEQLELTGLMAPFDLEVFQGERVAVLGSNGSGKSHFLRLLAGQPVDHSGAWKLGARVVPGHFAQTHAYPELDGRTLLDILWAEHALQRGPAMSSLRRYELEQQAETTYERLSGGQKARVQILRLELGGATSLLLDEPTDNLDLESAEALQAALESYEGTVLAVTHDRWFAKTFDRFLIFGADGVVRESSEPVWDEGRVQRDR
- a CDS encoding ATP-binding cassette domain-containing protein yields the protein MTETLVATGLAGGHAHRTLFDDLDLTVAPGDVVGVVGVNGAGKSTLLRILAAELSRRPAREG
- a CDS encoding DUF2510 domain-containing protein, whose protein sequence is MGLLVAVGGSVAAVAAYNNNAENERQAAAAETKRQKREADEKKSAAEAAAAATEREARAKLVTEIQESVKKMAVGHAKDGLLADAPLKNVDTNCEPVDGSFDDLLSPTTTFKCFVPTKKADGGMYEGFNYHATVNWDSGEYTYGMGEP
- a CDS encoding DinB family protein, translated to MTRFVDTDEFEGATFVAASFKGATLRFCDVSEVTIRGAQLDGLDIDGHDLSFGRLIVNGVDVVPLVEAELNRRFPGRELQNARTPEGLRDGWVAVQAAWQQTLDDTPPELIEAHVEDEWSLAQTLRHLVLATDAWLRGAILRISEPFHENGLAFTGAEQMGFDVSIFRAEVPFDEVLAVRAERQQMVTDFLATVTSEQLDEERNDPWGGGWHPTVGDCIRVILEEEWAHLRYVRRDLAALG
- a CDS encoding FitA-like ribbon-helix-helix domain-containing protein, with product MASIIVRGLDDSVKQRLAAQAEEHGRSMEAEVRDILTRAASRPHVGLALLEAARAVGGVEDLAIPERSDAARGVDFG
- a CDS encoding type II toxin-antitoxin system VapC family toxin, whose amino-acid sequence is MIVLDTNVISEIFRPQPEPRVLAWLESLTDDVAITSITLAELLAEVRGLPEGRRKTDLSAAIHAAIQPYRDTRSLLAFDADAADEYAEVFVLRERAGLPISMADAQIAAICRANRAVCATRNVKDFDATGVEVVNPWGG